Proteins co-encoded in one Malus sylvestris chromosome 7, drMalSylv7.2, whole genome shotgun sequence genomic window:
- the LOC126630536 gene encoding protein DEFECTIVE IN MERISTEM SILENCING 3-like, whose amino-acid sequence MSKPNHQNNLEIKRHEDNIKFLQNEINCLGESILELQVSLAKHQSANGTVTTNENGPTAEEEDQILRHEKSAAGLLCRLKLLKSQHASQALNLALTKDVLGIVGIVATLGRVEDDNLSRLLSEYLGLETMLAIVCRTSEAVMVLEKYDGDGTVLTSAGIHGLGASIGKSIKGRFLVICLDDLSPYVGGFVADDPQRKLALPKPQLPNGECPRGFLDYAVNTINLDGNNLVNVTSSGHGLRETLFYSLFSRLQIFRTRAEMLLALPCINHGALSLDGGIIKKSGVFILGSSKDTEIKFLAKSGESSMTANYDETEDMIKKLKFKRKHVAEDMQREQELLDFAKANLAQV is encoded by the exons ATGTCAAAACCCAACCACCAG AATAATCTAGAAATCAAGCGGCACGAGGATAATATTAAGTTCCTTCAGAATGAGATAAACTGCTTAGGTGAATCTATACTGGAATTGCAAG TGAGTCTTGCAAAGCATCAGTCGGCCAATGGTACTGTAACAACAAATGAAAACGGTCCTACTGCTGAGGAGGAAGACCAAATATTGCGGCACGAAAAATCCGCGGCTGGCTTATTGTGCAGGCTGAAACTGTTAAAATCACAGCATGCGAGTCAGGCATTGAATTTGGCTCTGACAAAGGATGTGCTGGGTATTGTTGGCATTGTTGCCACACTTGGCAGAGTCGAGGATGACAACCTTAGCAG GCTTCTGTCGGAGTACTTGGGACTGGAAACTATGCTAGCAATTGTATGCAGGACAAGTGAAGCCGTTATGGTTCTAGAGAAGTATGATGGGGATGGGACAGTACTCACCAGCGCTGGCATACATGGTCTAGGAGCTTCTATTGGGAAGAGCATAAAAGGGCGGTTTCTGGTCATATGTCTAGATGATTTGAG TCCATATGTTGGGGGATTTGTAGCTGATGATCCACAAAGGAAGCTTGCTCTTCCCAAACCACAGCTACCAAATGGGGAGTGTCCGCGCGGCTTTCTTGATTATGCAGTGAACACGATCAATTTGGATGGCAATAACTTAGTTAATGTTACCAGCAGTGGGCATGGTCTCAGAGAGACACTATTCTATAGTCTCTTTTCTCGCCTCCAAATATTCAGAACCAGAGCAGAGATGCTTCTCGCTCTCCCATGCATAAATCATGGAGCACTGTCTTTAGATGGCGGGATTATTAAAAAGAGTGGCGTGTTCATCCTGGGAAGCAG CAAAGATACAGAGATCAAATTTCTTGCAAAATCCGGAGAATCTAGTATGACTGCAAACTACGACGAAACTGAGGATATGATCAAGAAGCTGAAGTTCAAGCGAAAGCATGTTGCTGAGGATATGCAAAGAGAACAAGAATTGTTGGACTTCGCAAAGGCAAACTTGGCACAAGTGTGA